A single region of the Nocardioides ochotonae genome encodes:
- a CDS encoding SDR family NAD(P)-dependent oxidoreductase, whose amino-acid sequence MSTQQTAAVIGGGSGIGAATAFLLDSTGYDVAIGDLTTSPAVDVTDEASVAAFLDGVLEAHGRLDAVVNTAGTSTLAAVAEHDVADFRRVLDVNLTGAMTVLKHAARVLGPGGAIVSVASLNARQPGAGMAAYCASKAGLAMLTEVAALELGPRGIRVNAVSPGLVPTPLTAPALDIDGIEADYLANTPLGRAGTPEDVAEAIVYLLRAGWLTGENLDLNGGAHLMRYPDLPGHVARAFG is encoded by the coding sequence ATGAGCACTCAGCAGACCGCCGCCGTGATCGGCGGTGGCTCCGGGATCGGCGCGGCCACCGCGTTCCTGCTCGACTCGACGGGGTACGACGTCGCGATCGGCGACCTCACCACGTCGCCGGCCGTGGACGTCACCGACGAGGCGAGCGTGGCGGCCTTCCTCGACGGGGTGCTCGAGGCCCACGGGCGCCTCGACGCGGTCGTCAACACCGCCGGCACCAGCACCCTCGCCGCGGTGGCCGAGCACGACGTCGCCGACTTCCGCCGGGTGCTCGACGTGAACCTCACCGGCGCGATGACCGTGCTCAAGCACGCTGCCCGGGTCCTCGGGCCCGGCGGCGCCATCGTCTCCGTCGCCTCCCTCAACGCCCGGCAGCCCGGCGCCGGGATGGCGGCGTACTGCGCCTCCAAGGCCGGGCTGGCGATGCTGACCGAGGTCGCGGCACTGGAGCTCGGGCCCCGCGGCATCCGCGTCAACGCGGTCTCCCCCGGTCTGGTGCCGACGCCGCTGACCGCGCCCGCCCTGGACATCGACGGGATCGAGGCCGACTACCTCGCGAACACCCCGCTCGGCCGCGCCGGCACGCCCGAGGACGTCGCCGAGGCGATCGTCTACCTGCTCCGCGCGGGGTGGCTCACCGGGGAGAACCTCGACCTCAACGGCGGCGCCCACCTGATGCGCTACCCCGACCTCCCCGGACACGTCGCCCGCGCCTTCGGCTGA
- a CDS encoding acyl-CoA thioester hydrolase/BAAT C-terminal domain-containing protein produces the protein MDVEGVRWIPESPSGVAALVLAGSSGRVDSARAELLARHGVLAESIRWFGGAGQNEGPWEIPLELFLARVDDLARTSDRVVVLGTSFGAEAALLTGAHSPHVSAVAAFAPSDVVWAGVRPDGSPASHWTLGGTPLPYVDLVDDWEPETDPPAFRGHYEASRDRFREALSSAAIPVEHIDQVLLVAGGDDQVWPSQTMAEAIAARRDAQGLETLLVLDPDAGHRTVLPGEPVAAGGMRMRRGGTPASDSRLGAAAWSQLSTLL, from the coding sequence GTGGACGTCGAGGGCGTGCGCTGGATCCCCGAATCGCCCTCGGGCGTCGCGGCCCTGGTCCTCGCTGGCTCCAGCGGCCGCGTCGACTCGGCCCGTGCCGAGCTGTTGGCACGCCACGGAGTCCTCGCCGAGTCGATCCGCTGGTTCGGAGGCGCCGGCCAGAACGAGGGACCGTGGGAGATCCCGCTGGAGCTCTTCCTCGCACGCGTGGACGACCTCGCACGGACCTCCGATCGAGTCGTGGTCCTCGGCACCTCGTTCGGAGCTGAAGCCGCGCTCCTGACCGGCGCTCACAGCCCGCACGTCAGCGCCGTTGCGGCATTCGCGCCCTCCGACGTGGTGTGGGCGGGCGTTCGACCCGACGGAAGCCCGGCGTCGCACTGGACCCTCGGCGGCACCCCGCTGCCGTACGTGGACCTCGTCGACGACTGGGAGCCCGAAACCGACCCACCCGCCTTCCGCGGCCACTACGAGGCGTCCCGTGACCGATTCCGAGAGGCACTCTCCTCGGCCGCGATCCCGGTCGAGCACATCGATCAGGTGCTCCTGGTCGCCGGCGGGGACGACCAGGTGTGGCCCTCTCAGACGATGGCTGAAGCCATCGCGGCACGGCGCGACGCGCAGGGCCTGGAGACGCTCCTTGTCCTCGATCCCGATGCTGGCCATCGCACCGTGTTGCCCGGCGAACCCGTCGCCGCGGGAGGAATGCGGATGCGCCGCGGCGGCACCCCCGCGTCGGACTCCAGGCTCGGAGCGGCCGCATGGAGTCAGCTCAGCACTCTGCTCTGA
- a CDS encoding helix-turn-helix transcriptional regulator — translation MPHTSGTLVGRDAELAELAALLGVRDPGGASGVVLLAGDAGVGKTRLLTELRDLAVAADWQVAAGHCLDFGDGALPYLPFSELLGHLGATRPEVVDTVARSHPALSRLQPGRRVLAAQPSDADPATLDRGDLFEAVHVLLERIAAEAPLLLIVEDAHWADRSTRDLLSFLFSRAFAGPVALVVSYRADDLFRRHPLRRQVAEWSRVQGVSRLALGPLDDDAVRRLVAELAPPGLGAAALAALTDSVVARAEGNAFFVEELTSAAAGPGRWLPADLADVLLLRLDRLDDLARQVVRTASVGGRSVAHEMIQAVSGLDPIALDAGLRGAVEMNVLVAERGTYSFRHALLGEAVYDDLLPGERVRLHAAYVAALQKGDARGTAAELARQARLANDLDTALSASIQAGEEATRVGGPDEAAYHYEQALELLADPERCLACHDVEPSRLVVRAAEARTASGDPERAVALITDHLRRMPQASDAQRARMLAAQANALYITETDTDPSLVSAEAVALAPPGDSPLRARALATHARILAAVDRYDEAEAVGMDALALAERLNLREHVSDAVTTLSGLKKAGPVEGLRAALRDAIAQAEESGAVGAELRGRFLLARSHADWGELDVAAEGFRRGVERAAETGLQWAPYGFEARWQLAWIEYVRGRWEEMLALTDSGEHAPPIPAAILTSMRLLVEQARGADVSAALRELRALWHREGAIGIHAASLEIVEAGRSGDPAAVGMAYDEAVDVLGGIWHEWFSARIRLAAVAAEQLAALVPRASTAQREVIGTRVTRLHDDGRTVREQYTDPSGHWGPEGRAWERRLDAEVLRARWLCGEQTSVETLVQTWRETEAAFAEFGHVHELALVRTTLAGILRATGDLTGSRESADLARTAAQALGARPVLEDLRTLRSSPVRAEASPGALTPREAEILALVAEGRSNGEIARQLFISAKTVSVHVSRILAKLGAAGRTEAAAIARRRGMVD, via the coding sequence GTGCCACACACCAGCGGGACCCTCGTCGGCCGTGACGCCGAGCTCGCCGAGCTCGCGGCGCTGCTGGGCGTGCGCGACCCGGGCGGGGCGAGTGGCGTGGTGCTGCTCGCCGGGGACGCCGGGGTCGGCAAGACCCGGCTGCTGACCGAGCTGCGCGACCTCGCGGTCGCCGCCGACTGGCAGGTGGCCGCCGGGCACTGCCTGGACTTCGGCGACGGCGCGCTGCCCTACCTGCCCTTCTCGGAGCTCCTCGGCCACCTGGGGGCGACCCGTCCCGAGGTCGTCGACACCGTCGCGCGCAGCCACCCGGCGCTCTCGCGGTTGCAGCCGGGACGCCGCGTGCTGGCCGCGCAGCCCAGCGACGCCGACCCCGCCACCCTCGACCGTGGCGACCTGTTCGAGGCCGTGCACGTGCTGCTCGAGCGGATCGCCGCCGAGGCGCCGCTGCTGCTCATCGTCGAGGACGCCCACTGGGCCGACCGCTCGACCCGGGACCTGCTCAGCTTCCTGTTCTCCCGCGCCTTCGCCGGGCCGGTCGCGCTGGTCGTGTCCTACCGCGCCGACGACCTCTTCCGCCGCCACCCGCTGCGCCGCCAGGTGGCGGAGTGGTCGCGCGTGCAGGGCGTCTCGCGGCTCGCGCTCGGCCCGCTCGACGACGACGCCGTACGCCGCCTGGTCGCGGAGCTGGCCCCGCCCGGCCTCGGCGCCGCCGCGCTGGCCGCCCTCACCGACAGCGTCGTGGCGCGCGCCGAGGGCAACGCGTTCTTCGTCGAGGAGCTCACCAGCGCCGCCGCCGGTCCGGGCCGGTGGCTGCCCGCCGATCTCGCCGACGTGCTGCTGCTGCGCCTGGACCGCCTCGACGACCTCGCCCGGCAGGTGGTGCGCACCGCCAGCGTCGGGGGCCGCTCGGTCGCCCACGAGATGATCCAGGCGGTCTCCGGGCTCGACCCGATCGCGCTCGACGCCGGCCTGCGCGGCGCGGTGGAGATGAACGTGCTGGTCGCCGAGCGCGGCACCTACTCCTTCCGCCATGCCCTCCTCGGCGAGGCGGTCTACGACGACCTGCTGCCCGGCGAGCGGGTCCGCCTGCACGCGGCGTACGTCGCGGCGCTGCAGAAGGGCGACGCCCGCGGCACGGCCGCGGAGCTGGCCCGCCAGGCCCGGCTGGCCAACGACCTCGACACCGCGCTGAGCGCGAGCATCCAGGCGGGGGAGGAGGCGACGCGTGTCGGTGGCCCCGACGAGGCCGCCTACCACTACGAGCAGGCGCTGGAGCTGCTGGCCGATCCCGAGCGCTGCCTGGCCTGCCACGACGTCGAGCCCTCACGGCTGGTCGTGCGCGCCGCCGAGGCGCGAACCGCGAGCGGCGACCCCGAGCGGGCGGTCGCCCTGATCACCGACCACCTGCGCCGGATGCCCCAGGCGAGCGACGCCCAGCGCGCCCGGATGCTTGCCGCACAGGCCAACGCGCTCTACATCACCGAGACCGACACCGACCCCTCGCTGGTCTCCGCCGAGGCGGTCGCGCTCGCGCCGCCCGGCGACAGTCCGCTGCGTGCCCGGGCGCTGGCGACCCACGCGAGGATCCTCGCCGCGGTCGATCGCTACGACGAGGCCGAGGCGGTCGGCATGGACGCGCTGGCGCTCGCCGAGCGCCTCAACCTCCGCGAGCACGTCTCCGACGCGGTCACCACCCTCTCGGGCCTGAAGAAGGCCGGCCCGGTGGAGGGCCTGCGTGCGGCGCTGCGCGACGCGATCGCGCAGGCCGAGGAGTCCGGCGCGGTCGGTGCCGAGCTGCGCGGCCGCTTCCTGCTGGCCCGCTCGCACGCGGACTGGGGGGAGCTCGACGTCGCTGCGGAGGGGTTCCGGCGCGGTGTCGAGCGGGCCGCCGAGACCGGGCTGCAGTGGGCGCCGTACGGCTTCGAGGCGCGCTGGCAGCTGGCCTGGATCGAGTACGTCCGCGGTCGGTGGGAGGAGATGCTCGCCCTCACCGACAGCGGGGAGCACGCCCCGCCGATCCCGGCCGCGATCCTGACCTCCATGCGCCTGCTGGTGGAGCAGGCCCGCGGCGCCGACGTGAGCGCGGCGCTGCGCGAGCTGCGCGCCCTGTGGCACCGCGAGGGTGCGATCGGGATCCACGCCGCGAGCCTGGAGATCGTCGAGGCCGGGCGGTCGGGCGACCCCGCCGCCGTCGGAATGGCGTACGACGAGGCGGTGGACGTGCTGGGCGGCATCTGGCACGAGTGGTTCAGCGCGCGGATCCGGCTCGCTGCGGTGGCGGCCGAGCAGCTTGCGGCGCTGGTGCCCCGCGCCAGCACCGCGCAGCGCGAGGTCATCGGCACCCGGGTGACCCGGTTGCACGACGACGGGCGCACGGTGCGCGAGCAGTACACCGACCCCTCGGGCCACTGGGGCCCGGAGGGCCGTGCCTGGGAGCGCCGCCTCGACGCCGAGGTGCTGCGCGCCCGGTGGCTGTGCGGGGAGCAGACCTCGGTGGAGACGCTGGTGCAGACCTGGCGCGAGACCGAGGCGGCGTTCGCGGAGTTCGGCCACGTCCACGAGCTGGCACTCGTGCGCACCACCCTCGCCGGGATCCTGCGCGCGACCGGTGACCTGACCGGGTCGCGGGAGAGCGCCGACCTGGCCCGCACCGCTGCCCAGGCGCTCGGGGCGCGGCCGGTCCTCGAGGACCTGCGCACTCTCCGCTCGTCGCCGGTCCGCGCCGAGGCGTCGCCGGGCGCCCTGACTCCCCGGGAGGCGGAGATCCTCGCGCTGGTCGCCGAGGGCCGCTCCAACGGCGAGATCGCCCGCCAGCTCTTCATCAGCGCCAAGACGGTGTCGGTGCACGTGTCGCGGATCCTGGCCAAGCTCGGCGCCGCCGGGCGCACCGAGGCGGCCGCGATCGCGCGGCGCCGGGGCATGGTCGACTGA
- a CDS encoding GlsB/YeaQ/YmgE family stress response membrane protein: MSIIGFLVFGLVVGALARLIKPGKQNLSILATLGLGVVGSIIGGVIASALGTGDIWELNILGSIVAIVAAVLLIGIAESVTSNKR; this comes from the coding sequence ATGTCAATCATCGGTTTCCTCGTCTTCGGCCTCGTCGTCGGCGCGCTCGCGCGCCTGATCAAGCCCGGCAAGCAGAACCTCTCGATCCTGGCCACGCTCGGCCTCGGTGTCGTGGGCTCCATCATCGGCGGCGTGATCGCCTCGGCGCTCGGCACCGGCGACATCTGGGAGCTCAACATCCTGGGCTCGATCGTCGCGATCGTCGCAGCGGTGCTGCTGATCGGCATCGCGGAGAGCGTCACCAGCAACAAGCGCTGA
- a CDS encoding HNH endonuclease signature motif containing protein — MSPPARPRGFPQIQSLPSKRYFERFRTSIEWILRNHFSTTPSREATMADTAHPYLADVGCAEALLDKIADRDPTFLSISEKRQALRMTAHLASRAQAMHARVIACADDVADADGCRDVAAWVAHRTPTSGPTARRLQRLGVACEQRWHRVGTALAGGHVSVDQAHVMVAALDDLTDAFDLIEASVEEWADMLARAETYLVEQAADFGPRELGRLAERLLEVVAPEWAEKVEEEQLRAAERRARRRTTLGVRHLGDGSAIIRAQVPESIALRLTTMLESFTNPRRAADEPAADGRRVPYERRLGEAFCSLLESIDPSRLPLHGGDATTLVITMDLQALVDGLGSATLADGSRITAGEARRLACAANLVPAVLGTPSVPLDLGRTNRLFSPGQRKALAIRDKECRADGCTILSTWCEAHHVDPWSAGGKTDLDKGILLCSHHHHLIHDDRYLRQRMPNGDLRFTRRT, encoded by the coding sequence GTGTCGCCCCCCGCGCGACCACGAGGTTTTCCACAGATTCAGTCTTTACCTTCCAAGCGCTATTTCGAACGCTTTCGAACATCGATAGAATGGATCCTACGGAACCACTTCTCCACCACGCCCTCTCGGGAGGCGACGATGGCCGACACGGCTCATCCCTACCTCGCCGACGTGGGGTGCGCGGAGGCATTGCTCGACAAGATCGCCGACCGCGATCCGACATTCCTGTCGATCTCGGAGAAACGCCAGGCATTGCGGATGACCGCCCACCTGGCCTCACGCGCGCAGGCGATGCACGCACGGGTGATCGCGTGCGCCGACGACGTGGCCGACGCCGACGGGTGTCGCGACGTGGCCGCGTGGGTCGCGCACCGCACCCCCACCTCCGGTCCGACTGCGCGGCGCCTGCAGCGGCTCGGGGTCGCCTGCGAGCAGCGTTGGCACCGCGTCGGCACGGCGCTCGCGGGCGGGCACGTCAGCGTCGACCAGGCCCACGTGATGGTCGCTGCGCTCGACGACCTCACCGACGCCTTCGACCTCATCGAGGCAAGCGTGGAGGAGTGGGCCGACATGCTGGCTCGCGCCGAGACCTACCTGGTCGAGCAGGCCGCCGACTTCGGGCCCCGTGAGCTCGGCCGCCTGGCCGAGCGGCTGCTGGAGGTGGTCGCGCCGGAGTGGGCCGAGAAGGTCGAGGAGGAGCAGCTGCGCGCCGCGGAGCGCCGAGCCCGTCGGCGTACGACCTTGGGTGTGCGGCACCTCGGCGACGGGAGCGCGATCATCCGGGCGCAGGTGCCGGAGAGCATCGCGCTGCGGCTGACCACGATGCTGGAGTCCTTCACCAACCCCCGCCGGGCCGCGGACGAGCCGGCGGCGGACGGGCGGCGGGTGCCCTACGAGCGCCGGTTGGGTGAGGCGTTCTGCTCGCTGCTGGAGAGCATCGACCCGTCCCGCCTCCCGTTGCACGGCGGGGACGCCACGACGCTGGTGATCACGATGGACCTCCAGGCGCTCGTCGACGGCCTCGGCTCCGCGACGCTCGCGGACGGATCGCGCATCACCGCCGGCGAGGCACGGCGCCTGGCCTGCGCGGCGAATCTCGTCCCCGCCGTGCTCGGCACGCCTTCGGTGCCGCTCGACCTTGGCCGCACGAACCGGCTCTTCAGTCCGGGTCAGAGAAAGGCCTTGGCAATTCGAGACAAGGAATGTCGAGCCGACGGCTGCACGATTCTCTCGACCTGGTGCGAGGCGCATCATGTGGATCCGTGGTCAGCGGGCGGAAAGACCGATCTCGACAAAGGCATTCTTCTGTGCAGTCATCACCATCATCTGATCCACGACGACCGTTATCTGCGCCAACGGATGCCGAACGGCGATCTCCGATTCACTCGGCGGACGTGA
- a CDS encoding alpha/beta hydrolase has product MPPASHGYAETWVPSPDGARLHAWHFTGVGDALATPAGRPVVVMAHGLGGTKDSGLAPFAERLAAAGLDVLAFDYRGFGASEGEPRQTVSMAAQLADYRAAMTAAAALPGVDPQRLVLWGVSLAGGHVLAAGARRDDVAAVISMVPLVDGLAAARLAVRHHKPSALLRSSAAGMRSRVGRRVTIPVVARPGEVGALTLPGLYEDYLSVAGPTWRNEVDAAVGLELGNHRPGKEARHLRCPLLVQIADFDRSAPPHAAAKAAVAGRAEVRHYPADHFDLFEGKECFEPAVRHQVDFLVRHLRVG; this is encoded by the coding sequence GTGCCCCCCGCTTCGCACGGGTACGCCGAGACGTGGGTGCCCAGTCCCGACGGGGCCCGCCTGCACGCCTGGCACTTCACCGGCGTCGGCGACGCGCTCGCCACCCCGGCCGGTCGGCCGGTCGTGGTGATGGCCCACGGTCTCGGGGGGACCAAGGACAGCGGGCTGGCACCGTTCGCCGAGCGGCTGGCGGCGGCCGGGCTCGACGTGCTCGCCTTCGACTACCGCGGGTTCGGCGCGAGCGAGGGCGAGCCCCGCCAGACCGTCTCGATGGCCGCCCAGCTCGCCGACTACCGCGCCGCGATGACGGCGGCGGCCGCCCTGCCCGGGGTCGACCCGCAGCGCCTCGTGCTGTGGGGCGTCTCCCTGGCCGGCGGTCACGTGCTGGCCGCGGGAGCCCGGCGCGACGACGTCGCGGCCGTGATCTCGATGGTGCCGCTCGTCGACGGGCTCGCCGCCGCGCGCCTCGCGGTGCGCCACCACAAGCCCAGCGCCCTGCTGCGTTCCTCGGCCGCCGGCATGCGCAGCCGGGTCGGGCGTCGGGTGACGATCCCGGTGGTCGCGCGGCCCGGGGAGGTCGGTGCGCTCACGCTCCCGGGGCTCTACGAGGACTACCTGTCCGTCGCCGGCCCGACCTGGCGCAACGAGGTGGACGCGGCCGTCGGCCTCGAGCTCGGCAACCACCGGCCCGGCAAGGAGGCGCGGCACCTGCGCTGCCCGCTGCTGGTGCAGATCGCCGACTTCGACCGCAGTGCGCCGCCGCACGCTGCTGCCAAGGCGGCGGTCGCCGGGCGCGCCGAGGTGCGTCACTACCCGGCCGACCACTTCGACCTCTTCGAGGGCAAGGAGTGCTTCGAGCCCGCGGTGCGGCACCAGGTCGACTTCCTGGTGCGGCATCTGCGGGTGGGGTGA
- a CDS encoding TetR/AcrR family transcriptional regulator, protein MIAGRGDRRRSALLEALDEHLRDAGPAASLEDINVADLSRRAGVTRSAFYFYFDNKADAVAALLEEMHDDGQGAADLLAGAGAVRDQVAVAIRTVLSGWERRRHVYRAMLEARATSPAVRERWDSTQEAFVRIAADVIAAERAAGLAPPGPDPHAIATVLLDVNDRALARLVQGAAELDWDRHVEAVVHVWLTTIYGRNA, encoded by the coding sequence GTGATCGCCGGGCGAGGCGACCGGCGCCGCAGTGCGCTGCTGGAGGCCCTCGACGAGCACCTGCGCGACGCGGGTCCCGCGGCCAGCCTCGAGGACATCAACGTCGCCGACCTGTCTCGGCGCGCCGGCGTGACCCGCTCGGCGTTCTACTTCTACTTCGACAACAAGGCCGACGCCGTCGCCGCGCTGCTGGAGGAGATGCACGACGACGGTCAGGGGGCCGCCGATCTGCTGGCCGGAGCCGGGGCGGTCCGCGACCAGGTCGCCGTGGCGATCCGTACCGTGCTCTCCGGCTGGGAGCGGCGCCGCCACGTCTACCGGGCGATGCTCGAGGCGCGCGCGACCAGCCCCGCGGTGCGCGAGCGGTGGGACAGCACCCAGGAGGCGTTCGTACGGATCGCCGCGGACGTCATCGCCGCCGAGCGGGCCGCGGGGCTGGCACCACCCGGCCCGGATCCGCACGCGATCGCGACCGTGCTGCTCGATGTCAACGACCGGGCGCTGGCCCGGCTCGTGCAGGGTGCCGCCGAGCTCGACTGGGACCGCCACGTCGAGGCGGTCGTCCATGTCTGGCTGACCACGATCTACGGGAGGAACGCATGA
- a CDS encoding flavin-containing monooxygenase, producing the protein MPGPTTAVIGAGISGLTAGKMLGDYGVPYTCFEASDRIGGNWAFGNPNGHSSAYRSLHIDTSKHRLSFKDFPMPEDYPDFPHHTQIKAYLDSYAEAFGLLDNIEFENGVEHAERLDGGGWEITDQAGATRRFDLLVVANGHHWDPRYADFPGEFTGESIHSHHYIDPSDPLDFHGKRILVVGIGNSAADIAVELSSRSLSNEVTLSTRSSAWIVPKYTYGLPADKYYATTPYLPLKWQRWAMQKMQFMTGSNPELYGLPAPNHKFFEAHPTQSVELPLRLGSGDITPKGNVARLDGSTVHFEDGTSSDFDVIVYATGYNITFPFFDPEFLSAPENRIRLFKRMFKPGLEDLAFIGLAQATPTLFPFVEAQTRLLAAYAVGRYRLPDPAEMERAIDEDQAKYTGHVLDRPRHTQQLDYFIYEHDLRAKEIPAGVERARLQGPPPFVARVAREAQAASA; encoded by the coding sequence GTGCCTGGTCCCACCACCGCCGTCATCGGCGCCGGCATCAGCGGCCTGACGGCCGGCAAGATGCTCGGCGACTACGGCGTGCCGTACACCTGCTTCGAGGCCTCCGACCGGATCGGCGGCAACTGGGCCTTCGGCAACCCCAACGGCCACAGCAGCGCCTACCGCTCGCTGCACATCGACACCTCCAAGCACCGGCTGTCCTTCAAGGACTTCCCGATGCCCGAGGACTACCCCGACTTCCCGCACCACACCCAGATCAAGGCCTACCTCGACTCCTACGCCGAGGCGTTCGGGCTCCTCGACAACATCGAGTTCGAGAACGGGGTGGAGCACGCCGAGCGCCTCGACGGCGGCGGCTGGGAGATCACCGACCAGGCCGGCGCGACGCGGCGCTTCGACCTGCTCGTGGTCGCCAACGGCCACCACTGGGACCCGCGCTACGCCGACTTCCCCGGCGAGTTCACCGGCGAGTCCATCCACTCCCACCACTACATCGACCCCAGCGACCCCCTGGACTTCCACGGCAAGCGGATCCTGGTCGTGGGCATCGGCAACAGCGCCGCCGACATCGCCGTCGAGCTCTCCAGCCGCTCGCTGAGCAACGAGGTGACGCTCTCGACGCGCTCCAGCGCCTGGATCGTGCCGAAATACACCTATGGCCTGCCGGCCGACAAGTACTACGCGACCACGCCGTACCTGCCGCTGAAGTGGCAGCGCTGGGCGATGCAGAAGATGCAGTTCATGACCGGCTCGAACCCCGAGCTCTACGGGCTGCCGGCGCCCAACCACAAGTTCTTCGAGGCCCACCCCACGCAGTCCGTCGAGCTGCCGCTGCGCCTCGGCTCCGGCGACATCACCCCGAAGGGCAACGTCGCGCGCCTCGACGGCTCCACCGTGCACTTCGAGGACGGCACGTCGTCGGACTTCGACGTGATCGTCTACGCGACCGGCTACAACATCACCTTCCCGTTCTTCGACCCCGAGTTCCTCAGCGCCCCGGAGAACCGGATCCGGCTGTTCAAGCGGATGTTCAAGCCCGGCCTGGAGGACCTCGCGTTCATCGGCCTGGCCCAGGCCACGCCGACGCTGTTCCCGTTCGTGGAGGCGCAGACCCGGCTGCTCGCGGCGTACGCCGTGGGGCGCTACCGGCTTCCGGACCCCGCGGAGATGGAGCGCGCGATCGACGAGGACCAGGCGAAGTACACCGGCCACGTCCTGGACCGCCCGCGCCACACCCAGCAGCTCGACTACTTCATCTACGAGCACGACCTGCGGGCCAAGGAGATCCCGGCCGGGGTCGAGCGGGCGCGGCTGCAGGGCCCGCCGCCGTTCGTCGCCCGGGTCGCGCGGGAGGCCCAGGCGGCATCGGCGTGA